The proteins below come from a single Zea mays cultivar B73 chromosome 8, Zm-B73-REFERENCE-NAM-5.0, whole genome shotgun sequence genomic window:
- the LOC103636631 gene encoding CBL-interacting protein kinase 30, protein MAMKKNQDSQLVMGRYRLGQLLGSGNFAKVYKAHKVATGEAVAVKVLDKDAVHRSGMAEKVKTEVDVMRRVRHPNVVRLHEMMATRSKIYFVMEYASGGELFARLAQSTRFPEPVARRYFQQLMTAVEFCHSRGVYHRDLKPENLLLDARGDLKVSDFGLSALQDGRGGRQLRGDGLLHTACGTPAYVAPEVLLKTGYDGAKADIWSCGVILFVLLAGYLPFNDTNLILVYRKITQSNYKCPPWFSVEARKLLARLLDPNPRTRITISKVTANPWFQKGLCPLTTDKPLDLWETSEVLGKEKACRCRHHQRDDADADADADDEENTRKRKRSKVTVSSPPTVAVRPSSMNAFDIISRSSGLDLSKMFDEEHRSEARFSSRESTAAIMSKLEEIAETRNLDIKLNKRGRVEMEGGQYCRRGTLVIEAEIFEVAPSVRVVEMRKIGGDSPEFREFYRQELKPSLGDIVWSWQGSDSPPTPLLPPALRQATNQRP, encoded by the exons ATGGCCATGAAGAAGAACCAAGACTCCCAGTTGGTCATGGGCCGGTACAGGCTGGGCCAACTCCTCGGCAGCGGCAACTTCGCTAAGGTGTACAAGGCCCATAAGGTGGCCACCGGCGAGGCTGTGGCCGTCAAGGTGCTGGACAAGGATGCTGTGCACCGCTCCGGCATGGCGGAGAAGGTGAAGACCGAGGTCGACGTGATGCGGCGCGTGCGCCACCCGAACGTCGTCCGCCTCCACGAGATGATGGCCACGCGGTCCAAGATCTACTTCGTCATGGAATACGCCAGCGGCGGGGAGCTCTTCGCGCGCCTCGCCCAGAGCACGCGGTTCCCGGAGCCCGTGGCGCGCCGCTACTTCCAGCAGCTGATGACGGCCGTCGAGTTCTGCCACAGCCGCGGCGTGTACCACCGCGACCTCAAGCCTGAGAACCTCCTCCTTGACGCGCGCGGCGACCTCAAGGTCTCCGACTTTGGGCTCAGCGCGCTGCAGGACGGCCGTGGCGGCCGCCAGCTGCGCGGTGACGGCCTCCTGCACACCGCGTGCGGCACGCCGGCGTATGTCGCCCCCGAG GTTCTCTTGAAGACTGGCTACGACGGCGCCAAGGCGGACATCTGGTCATGTGGCGTGATCCTCTTCGTGCTCCTGGCAGGCTACCTCCCGTTCAACGACACCAACCTGATACTGGTGTACCGGAAGATCACACAGAGCAACTACAAGTGCCCACCGTGGTTCTCTGTCGAGGCGCGCAAGCTCCTCGCCAGGCTGCTAGACCCCAACCCCAGGACTAGGATCACCATCTCAAAGGTCACGGCAAATCCATGGTTCCAGAAAGGACTCTGCCCTCTCACCACCGACAAGCCCCTCGACTTGTGGGAGACCTCCGAGGTGCTCGGCAAGGAAAAAGCCTGCAGGTGCCGCCACCACCAGCGCgacgacgccgacgccgacgccgacgccgacgacGAGGAGAACACCAGGAAGAGGAAGCGGTCGAAGGTGACGGTGTCTTCACCACCGACCGTTGCCGTGAGGCCTTCGAGCATGAACGCCTTTGACATCATCTCCCGATCGAGCGGGCTGGACCTGTCCAAGATGTTTGACGAGGAGCACAGGTCAGAGGCACGGTTCTCTTCCAGAGAATCCACGGCGGCGATCATGTCCAAGCTGGAGGAGATCGCTGAGACGCGGAATCTCGACATCAAGCTAAACAAGAGGGGCAGGGTCGAGATGGAGGGCGGTCAGTACTGTCGGAGAGGCACGCTTGTCATCGAGGCAGAGATCTTCGAGGTGGCGCCATCGGTGCGCGTGGTGGAGATGAGGAAGATTGGCGGTGACTCGCCCGAGTTCCGAGAGTTCTACAGGCAGGAACTGAAGCCATCGTTAGGTGACATTGTATGGTCGTGGCAGGGCAGTGATTCGCCTCCTACTCCCTTGCTGCCGCCGGCGCTGAGGCAGGCAACCAACCAACGTCCATGA